A genomic stretch from Psilocybe cubensis strain MGC-MH-2018 chromosome 1, whole genome shotgun sequence includes:
- a CDS encoding NEDD8-conjugating protein ubc12, translated as MWGFRTQPPVPTITIMIKIWSMKKNEEAAAKKKPKTSAAQIRVQKDLTELDLPSTMQTHFPDPSDLLNFTLTITPDEGMYKGGAFTFSFAINTNYPHDPPKVKCTQTIYHPNVDLEGNVCLNILREDWKPVLNLNSVMVGLQYLFLEPNADDPLNKEAALEMSKNREQFLNNVKFSMRGSNIKGVQYDNVLVR; from the exons ATGTGGGGATTCCGGACACAGCCACCAGTGCCGA CCATCACTATCATGATCAAG ATATGGAGCATGAAGAAGAACGAGGAGGCTGCGGCTAAGAAGAAGCCCAAGACCAGCGCTGCCCAAATTCGTGTCCAGAAAG ATTTGACCGAGCTCGATCTACCATCGACTATGCAGACCCATTTCCCTGATCCCTCCGATCTCCTCAATTTCACTCTCACAATTACGCCAGACGAGG GCATGTACAAAGGCGGTGCCTTCACTTTCTCGTTTGCTATCAATACCAATTACCCACACGATCCACCAAAGGTCAAATGCACCCAAACA ATTTATCACCCCAATGTTGACTTGGAGGGGAATGTGTGTCTCAATATCCTCAGAGAGGACTGGAAACCCGTCCTCAATCTCAACTCGGTGATGGTGGGACTACAATACTTGTTCCTTGAGCCAAACGCGGATGATCCATTGAACAAGG AGGCGGCGTTGGAGATGAGCAAGAACCGTGAACAATTCCTTAACAACGTCAAGTTTTCCATGAGAGGAAGCAATATCAAGGGCGTTCAATACGACAATGTCCTTGTGCgatag
- a CDS encoding 5-hydroxyisourate hydrolase: MSKSPITCHVLDSSTGKPAEGVFIRLQQLEVSKEGGPDIFHPLAKGETNADGRCLDLLPPRGSELARKEKTDLVAGQTYKVIFRTKEYFDRTNRRSFYPWVEIIRLDILRFYPPMSKS; this comes from the exons ATGTCCAAATCACCCATAACCTGCCACG TTCTTGATTCATCAACAGGGAAACCTGCCGAAGGAGTGTTCATTCGTCTCCAGCAACTAGAGGTCTCCAAGGAGGGTGGCCCAGATATATTCCACCCACTTGCTAAAGG AGAAACAAATGCAGACGGTCGTTGCTTAGATCTCCTTCCTCCCAGGGGTTCAGAATTAGCTCGCAAAGAGAAAACTGATCTCGTGGCAGGACAGACATACAAGGTCATTTTCAGAACAAAAGAGTATTTCGACCGCACAAACCGTCGCTCTTTCTATCCTTGGGTGGAG ATTATACGTCTCGACATTCTACGATTCTATCCACCAATGTCAAAGTCTTGA
- a CDS encoding Ribosomal RNA processing protein 1-like protein B (Ribosomal RNA processing protein 1 homolog B) encodes MATTSSAGPPLGKYLASTEKKTRDKAIKNLSVFLSDSQNVISKSEMDKLWKGIFYCFWMSDKPLVQQALATELAELLLTITSTSASLAFLRGFWETTVREWNGIDRLRIDKYYMLIRRFINATFRLLLRENWEEGACQQYNEILTRQSGPLCPNDIRVPASLAYHIADVYAEELNKALAAEKSPSPAPLGTVLEPFIFLAARTPTTVTYKRIQSALFEPLFAALAPESIAEEEPRKSKRIRLTAEASYPEVLANSCFSDPKLEGSQEGPMLKKKLLQKIFEVASQPETRDSSRRKMYALWKENYEEDPSDE; translated from the exons ATGGCTACTACTTCTTCTGCAGGCCCTCCTCTTGGAAAATATCTTGCGTCCACAG agaagaagacacGCGACAAAGCCATCAAAAATCTATCAGTATTTCTGTCGGATAGTCAAAATGTCATCTCGAAGTCAGAAATGGACAAACTATGGAAAGGGATATTCTACT GTTTCTGGATGTCCGATAAACCACTGGTTCAACAGGCGTTAGCCACAGAATTGGCTGAGTTGCTTTTGACCATCACATCTACATCAGCATCTTTGGCATTCCTGCGAGGGTTCTGGGAGACTACAGTACGTGAATGGAATGGGATTGACCGACTGAG GATTGATAAGTACTACATGCTAATACGCCGATTCATAAACGCTACTTTCCGACTTCTCCTCCGGGAGAACTGGGAAGAAGGCGCATGCCAGCAATATAATGAGATCCTGACAAGACAAAGTGGACCTCTTTG CCCTAACGACATCCGAGTGCCCGCTAGCCTGGCCTATCATATCGCTGATGTCTATGCCGAAGAACTCAATAAAGCTCTCGCCGCTGAAAAATCACCATCACCGGCTCCTTTGGGTACTGTGCTTGAACCATTCATCTTTCTGGCTGCGCGAACGCCGACCACTGTCACATATAAGCGGATACAATCAGCCCTGTTTGAACCTTTGTTTGCTGCACTTGCCCCGGAATCCATAGCAGAGGAGGAACCTCGAAAATCAAAGCGCATACGCCTTACCGCAGAGGCTTCATACCCTGAAGTTCTTGCTAACTCGTGCTTTAGTGACCCCAAACTTGAAGGGTCGCAAGAAGGGCCcatgttgaagaaaaaattGCTGCAGAAGATATTTGAGGTTGCAAGCCAGCCAGAAACCCGTGATTCCAGCCGAAGAAAGATGTACGCCCTCTGGAAGGAAAATTATGAAGAGGATCCCAGTGACGAGTGA
- a CDS encoding Chromatin structure-remodeling complex subunit rsc9 has protein sequence MATFINNRGVPQQAQYYRPPSYQPQAPPAPRLDVRDDYERWYTERVPNNRMALSIRSGIPSEITWALDRLCRLVNNNQFMFIPGVIDGLFDWPEWYVREGYKNFKDAGLLFSVSPASAQQRQFALESLFILGNAALYEPNAETFARHSHTIPLILNALHTLDHKGDCEALLHILNIFHFLASVYVVHPAAPAISNPIPPLLRIVSETSNRTMIIATLTTLTSLLSNPANGAHLSAQSEALAASIRYLPLFIDKPLIDACLNYLYCHISHPSMARAFLLHPEMSAVLKVLSNLLIHEQRAIEKTFTIDITGPIYTAPSTTQPTRDHDLTKEELENLVQKPEPQRCYDWMRAMFLAKADGELTQVDFWTLYKDAFSPYAEQHPLLVASDVIKNVTSVFPQAQAMVLQGPVQRFVVRGVDRRKESAASERYRCQWNRSQCTSSPFSSPTDLYDHVLQHLESAETAETSCLWSACSQAPLSKRDLSVHTLTHISSTQPMQKHPSQSDTITLPTENYPHPVPTPTSRPPPPPRSTTITYDAPIADPPSTSLTALLIIRILFRTSFASSDAAPRVDADHFGFPGLVEETDDPSENAHHADGIPSGDDKEGERRGRRAFVGIRKLLEEVKIRDDVLMGWITEMVDAAMPYHNE, from the exons ATGGCCACCTTTATCAATAACAGAGGGGTACCCCAACAAGCTCAATACTATCGCCCTCCATCCTATCAACCCCAAGCTCCGCCTGCCCCCAGACTGGATGTCAGGGATGACTATGAAC GATGGTATACCGAGAGAGTACCCAACAACAGAATGGCATTGTCCATTCGGTCCGGTATTCCTTCAGAAATTACATGGGCTCTCGATCGTCTTTGCCGTCTTGTCAATAACAATCAATTCATGTTCATTCCAGGCGTCATTGACGGCTTGTTCGATTGGCCAGAGTGGTATGTCAGGGAGGGATACAAGAACTTTAAGGATGCTGGCCTTctcttttctgtttctccAGCCTCCGCTCAACAGCGCCAGTTTGCTCTGGAATCTCTCTTCATACTCGGGAATGCCGCTTTATACGAGCCTAACGCCGAGACTTTTGCCAGGCATTCTCATACTATACCCCTTATCTTGAACGCCCTCCATACTTTGGATCATAAAGGGGACTGCGAAGCCCTCCTCCACATTCTCAATATATTTCACTTTTTAGCTTCAGTTTATGTTGTGCATCCCGCCGCACCAGCCATATCGAACCCAATCCCCCCCCTTCTACGAATTGTATCCGAAACCTCCAATCGCACTATGATCATTGCGACTCTGACAACATTGACTTCCTTGCTTTCCAATCCTGCCAACGGTGCACACTTGTCTGCTCAATCTGAAGCTCTCGCAGCGTCAATACGATACCTACCCTTATTCATCGACAAACCTCTGATTGATGCCTGCCTTAACTATCTTTATTGTCATATTTCCCATCCCTCTATGGCTCGGGCATTCCTTCTTCATCCTGAAATGTCGGCTGTTCTCAAAGTTCTTAGTAATCTGCTAATCCACGAACAACGCGCAATCGAGAAAACTTTTACCATCGATATTACTGGCCCTATCTACACTGCGCCTTCCACAACGCAGCCGACGCGCGACCATGACCTTACAAAAGAAGAGCTAGAGAACCTTGTTCAAAAGCCTGAACCTCAGCGTTGTTATGACTG GATGCGTGCTATGTTTTTAGCGAAGGCTGATGGAGAATTGACTCAGGTTGATTTCTGGACCCTTTACAAAGATGCCTTCTCTCCATATGCAGAACAACACCCTCTTTTGGTAGCCTCGGACGTAATAAAAAATGTGACAAGCGTTTtccctcaagctcaagccaTGGTTCTTCAAGGGCCAGTGCAACGCTTCGTCGTGAGAGGAGTAGACAGACGGAAAGAGTCAGCTGCCAGCGAGAGATATAGATGCCAATGGAATCGTTCCCAATGCACATCATCCCCATTTTCATCACCCACCGACCTGTATGACCATGTTCTTCAGCACCTGGAGTCTGCAGAGACAGCAGAAACGTCTTGTCTGTGGTCGGCATGTTCCCAAGCCCCGCTATCAAAGAGGGATCTCAGCGTACATACTCTTACCCACATTTCAAGTACGCAGCCAATGCAAAAGCACCCTTCTCAAAGCGACACCATAACTTTGCCTACTGAAAACTATCCTCACCCAGTACCAACACCCACTTCACGGCCGCCTCCCCCACCTCGGAGTACTACGATAACTTACGACGCCCCCATTGCAGATCCTCCATCTACTTCATTGACAGCATTGCTCATTATTCGCATTCTTTTTCGCACGTCCTTTGCTTCTTCCGATGCCGCGCCGCGCGTGGACGCAGATCACTTCGGGTTCCCAGGTTTGGTTGAAGAGACTGACGACCCATCAGAAAATGCACACCACGCCGATGGGATTCCTTCCGGAGACGACAAAGAGGGCGAAAGACGAGGTCGCAGGGCATTTGTTGGAATCAGAAAGCTTTTGGAGGAGGTCAAAATCCGGGATGATGTTTTAATGGGCTGGATTACTGAGATGGTGGATGCTGCCATGCCCTATCACAATGAATAG
- a CDS encoding Armadillo-like helical domain-containing protein 3 translates to MLLGHKSNSPRGLAVTSKFVAIYSKLFQGLSPQSINPEHDQERLFSDLLDLKVDRSYLREELDKIPKEKCTGTFKPLLSTLFRICIKHARSIKNDDDKRLHAMETQSILVSTMLAKNLTGWEVMEILAGSVSQSDFVFSEFTETLDVLIGDSGASVTLRHQAVQLGLIFMCGVGQLSTGAYFLRRNFFPSIVSFVKSPEMEQYVFEAVLFLAILANYHKSDAAKLNTYLKQIRNSSDGDFMRKLCWVSNYTLGTSIKQYQELGSESFGLNLTSSFGAVLNRWLPENTLLLSHPNAYGDKYKDQPVEATVILLAVYEFLLSNPMFATVLIEDMVSPDDSVQCPLFCTIISLTSYLCTHAMSTASPRSIAYAGISINMILALVENKVVMEFISQNNVPSIQMCRQRSPPLPASKGVLKPPVCFVLDCCILWLRHNLHKRLEVPSFINVVWICYRVIWFLQHRRVRLDYYWTELWNSLFNLLDFLSSKLESLHTTGGVEMLISETLCLLDLAVCTSESFLPTPRLLHEFIYELVRSSSILKKQEAVIRTLAIPDSSTTRPSLRGDSIVTTLEHILSISSIFEAKIGSANIGNAKDTMKAVAAEIEANGLHVTREILETVPPTRSQEVLDFARIACEDGLALMP, encoded by the exons ATGCTACTAGGACACAAGAGTAACAGCCCAAGGGGACTTGCAGTGACCTCCAAATTTGTCGCGATATATAGCAAGCTTTTCCAGGGGTTATCACCCCAAAGCATCAACCCTGAACATGATCAAGAACGCCTCTTTTCTGATTTGCTTGATCTCAAGGTAGACCGCTCATACCTCAGAGAGGAACTTGACAAGATTCCAAAAGAAAAATGCACGGGAACCTTTAAG CCTCTACTGAGTACGCTGTTTCGGATATGCATAAAACATGCCCGTTCGATAAAAAATGATGACGACAAGAGACTTCATGCTATGGAAACTCAGTCCATTCTGGTTTCTACAATGCTTGCAAAGAACCTGACGGGGTGGGAAGTTATGGAGATATTGGCAGGTTCTGTTTCTCAAAGCGATTTTGTATTCTCC GAGTTTACGGAAACCCTTGACGTCCTCATCGGCGACAGTGGAGCTTCTG TGACACTACGCCATCAAGCTGTCCAGCTCGGCTTGATATTTATGTGTGGAGTGGGTCAACTAAGCACTGGTGCATATTTTTTGAGGCggaatttttttccttctaTTGTATCT TTCGTGAAATCGCCAGAAATGgaacaatatgtctttgaaGCCGTGCTTTTTCTGGCAATTCTCGCAAATTATCACAAGTCCGATGCGGCGAAGCTAAATACTTATCTAAAGCAAATTCGGAATTCATCAGACGGTGATTTCATGCGAAAACTTTGCTGGGTGTCCAACTACACTTTGGGGACCTCAATTAA ACAATATCAGGAACTCGGTTCTGAATCATTTGGCCTAAATCTTACCTCGTCATTCGGTGCTGTTCTGAATCGATGGCTTCCGGAAAATACTTTATTATTGAGTCATCCAAATGCATATGGAGACAAATATAAAGACCA ACCGGTTGAAGCAACTGTTATATTACTTGCGGTTTACGAATTTCTACTTTCTAACCCAATGTTTGCAACTGTATTGATCGAAGACATGGTATCTCCTGATGATTCCGTCCAATGTCCCCTGTTTTGCACTATAATATCCTTGACTTCGTACCTGTGCACACATGCAATGTCTACGGCTTCTCCGCGGTCGATTGCTTACGCTGGAATATCTATCAATATGATTCTCGCTCTGGTAGAAAATAAAGTGGTTATGGAGTTTATTTCTCAAAACAATGTTCCATCTATCCAGATGTGCCGTCAG CGTTCCCCACCTTTGCCTGCATCGAAGGGTGTTCTAAAACCGCCTGTGTGCTTTGTCTTGGACTGTTGCATTCTTTGGCTTCGTCATAACCTTCACAAGCGCCTGGAAGTGCCGTCGTTCAT AAATGTCGTTTGGATCTGTTACCGTGTCATATGGTTCTTACAGCACCGCCGCGTGCGTCTTG ACTACTACTGGACAGAATTATGGAATTCCCTCTTCAAccttcttgatttcttgtcATCGAAACTTGAGAGCTTGCACACAACTGGTGGCGTAGAGATGTTGATTTCGGAA ACGCTATGTCTCCTCGATTTGGCAGTTTGTACCTCCGAATCGTTCTTACCCACCCCACGGTTATTACACGAATTCATC TATGAACTTGTTCGCTCCTCTTCTATTCTGAAGAAGCAAGAGGCTGTTATAAGAACTCTTGCTATACCAGACTCATCAACTACCCGACCATCATTAAGAGGGGATTCCATAGTTACAACTTTGGAACACATACTATCAATATCTAGCATTTTTGAAGCAAAAATTGGGAGTGCTAACATCGGAAATGCCAAAGATACGATGAAGGCGGTTGCGGCAGAAATCGAAGCAAACGGTTTGCACGTTACACGTGAAATTCTGGAAACGGTACCACC GACACGCTCGCAGGAAGTTCTTGACTTTGCACGAATCGCTTGCGAGGACGGCCTCGCACTGATGCCATAA
- a CDS encoding Putative glycine dehydrogenase (decarboxylating), mitochondrial, whose product MAALRFAPGLVRLANSSFLRLQNRGLASLKQPTSLFAPLDAFPERHIGPDDDEAFKMLSKLGYDSMDAFVADTVPPKIRVSAHSVDDVSIPSFSESELNARAKQLGGQNKPFKSYIGMGYHCAVVPPVILRNVMENPAWYTPYTPYQPEIAQGRLESLVNFQTMVMSLTAMDIANASLLDEATAAAEGMVMAFVSAPKKRTFVVDQGVTSQTIAVLRTRAKGFGINVIVGDASSLLEETQIQSDICGVLVQYPDVDGNIKNFGDLAQTAHSLGALVICATDLLALTKIKPPGEWGADVVVGNSARFGVPAGYGGPHAAFFAVTDKLKRKMPGRLIGRSRDTQGNLAYRLSLQTREQHIRREKATSNICTSQALLANMAAMYAVYHGPAGLQRIATKVHKFTEVFKTAVIGMGYKPINSTFFDTITLEVSAAAGSAEIVHAKATDSAINLRHIDNNHVGITLDESVSPADLLALVNVFASAASKTPLALADLQEPELSSIPVTLQRTSEYLPHPVFNKHHSETEMLRYIHHLASKDLGLVHSMIPLGSCTMKLNSTSSMIPLTWPEFSSVHPFAPYDQVQGYHQIIKELEDDLCKITGFHAASLQPNSGAAGEYAGLSVIRAYHESRNEGHRDICLIPLSAHGTNPASAAMAGLKVVAVKVHADGNLDLEDLQTKAEKHKDKLAAFMITYPSTFGVFEAGVQDACKIIHDNGGQVYLDGANLNAQIGITNPATCGGDVCHMNLHKTFAIPHGGGGPGVGPICVAEHLAPFLPSHPAMPVRGAQAIEAVSAAPFGSASINLISWAYIKMLGGSGLVQSSKIALLNANYMASRLQDYYTLRYKNENGRVAHELLIDLAEFDKAAGLKDYGFHPPTCSWPIQTCMLIEPTESETLDELDRFCDAMISIRKEAEDIITGKQPKDNNLLKNAPHPVSVVIASDKDWNKPYSREQAAYPLPWLKEKKFWPTVSRIDDAYGDLNLICDCPTVEEMTQ is encoded by the exons ATGGCAGCTTTGCGCTTTGCTCCTGGCCTAGTTCGACTAGCCAACTCATCTTTTCTTCGACTACAAAACCGAGGGCTGGCTAGCCTCAAGCAGCCAACTTCTCTGTTTGCTCCTCTCGATGCCTTTCCGGAACGTCACATAGGTcctgacgacgatgaagccTTTAAGATGCTTTCTAAGCTCGGATACGATTCCATGGATGCGTTCGTGGCAGATACTGTTCCGCCTAAGATCAGGGTTTCCGCCCATTCTGTCGATGACGTTTCGATCCCATCATTTAGTGAATCAGAACTGAACGCAAGGGCCAAGCAACTGGGTGGTCAAAACAAGCCTTTTAAGAGCTACATTGGCATGGGTTATCACTGCGCGGTTGTACCCCCTGTCATTTTGCGTAAT GTCATGGAAAATCCGGCATGGTATACACCATACACACCATATCAGCCCGAAATTGCACAAG GTCGTTTGGAATCTCTGGTCAATTTTCAGACGATGGTTATGTCGTTAACTGCCATGGACATTGCGAATGCATCTCTTCTGGACGAGGCCacggctgctgctgaaggAATGGTTATGGCCTTCGTATCTGCCCCTAAAAAGCGGACGTTTGTCGTGGATCAAGGAGTCACCAGTCAAACTATTGCGGTTCTTCGTACCCGTGCGAAAGGTTTTGGCATCAACGTGATTGTAGGCGATGCATCTTCTTTGCTGGAAGAGACGCAGATCCAGTCTGATATTTGTGGCGTACTGGTCCAATACCCCGACGTAGATGGAAATATCAAGAATTTTGGAGACCTAGCGCAAACCGCTCATTCACTGGGTGCTCTTGTCATTTGTGCCACTGACCTCTTGGCCCTAACAAAGATAAAGCCACCCGGTGAATGGGGAGCGGACGTTGTTGTCGGAAATTCTGCTCGATTCGGTGTACCGGCTGGTTATGGGGGACCTCATGCAGCTTTCTTTGCAGTCACAGACAAACTAAAGCGCAAAATGCCTGGAAGACTCATTGGTCGAAGCCGTGATACTCAGGGAAATCTTGCCTATAGACTTTCTCTACAAA CTCGTGAGCAACACATCCGTCGGGAGAAAGCTACTAGCAACATTTGCACCAGTCAAGCCTTACTTGCTAATATGGCAGCAATGTATGCCGTTTATCATGGGCCTGCCGGACTTCAACGTATCGCTACCAAGGTCCATAAATTCACGGAGGTTTTTAAAACTGCTGTCATTGGCATGGGTTACAAGCCTATCAATTCAACCTTCTTCGACACCATCACTTTGGAAgtttctgctgctgctggctcCGCTGAAATTGTTCATGCTAAAGCAACCGATTCTGCAATCAATTTGCGACACATCGATAACAATCATGTTGGAATTACTCTGGACGAAAGTGTCTCTCCGGCTGACCTGCTTGCCCTTGTGAATGTTTTTGCTTCAGCGGCATCCAAAACACCGTTGGCCTTAGCTGACTTACAAGAACCCGAATTGTCATCGATTCCTGTTACTTTACAACGCACTTCCGAGtatcttcctcatcctgtTTTCAACAAACATCATTCCGAGACTGAAATGCTTCGCTACATTCACCATCTGGCATCGAAGGATCTGGGTCTCGTCCATAGCATGATTCCTCTTGGGAGCTGCACGATGAAGCTGAACAGCACTAGCAGCATGATTCCCCTTACTTGGCCGGAATTCAGTTCAGTCCACCCATTTGCACCTTACGACCAAGTTCAAGGATATCATCAGATCATCAAG GAACTAGAAGACGATCTTTGTAAGATCACAGGGTTCCACGCAGCGTCACTGCAACCCAACTCTGGAGCCGCTGGAGAATATGCTGGTCTTTCTGTCATTCGAGCTTATCACGAATCTCGAAATGAAGGTCACCGTGATATTTGTTTAATTCCTCTGAGCGCACACGGCACAAATCCTGCA TCTGCTGCTATGGCTGGCCTAAAAGTTGTCGCTGTCAAAGTGCATGCTGATGGTAATCTCGATCTCGAAGACCTGCAAACCAAGGCAGAGAAACACAAGGATAAATTGGCCGCATTCATG ATTACCTATCCTTCGACGTTTGGTGTATTCGAAGCTGGAGTTCAAGAT GCATGCAAAATTATTCATGATAATGGCGGCCAAGTCTATCTGGACGGTGCCAATCTTAATGCCCAAATCGGTATCACAAACCCTGCGACGTGTGGAGGCGATGTTTGCCACATGAATCTTCACAAAACCTTTGCAAT TCCGCACGGTGGAGGAGGTCCCGGTGTTGG CCCAATATGTGTTGCTGAACACCTTGCACCATTCCTTCCTAGTCATCCGGCCATGCCGGTACGCGGTGCTCAGGCTATCGAAGCCGTCTCAGCTGCACCATTTGGTAGCGCATCTATCAACCTCATTTCATGGGCTTATATCAAAATGTTGGGGGGGAGTGGGCTTGTCCAGTCATCTAAAATTGCTCTTTTGAATGCGAATTACATGGCCTCTCGACTCCAAGACTACTACACTTTACGTTATAAAAACGAAAACGGTCGCGTCGCCCATGAGCTTCTAATCGACCTTGCCGAATTTGATAAAGCTGCTGGTTTAAAG GATTATGGGttccacccacccacctGCTCGTGGCCAATCCAAACTTGTATGTTAATCGAGCCGACAGAATCAGAAACTCTGGATGAACTCGATAG GTTTTGCGACGCTATGATATCTATTCGCAAAGAAGCTGAGGACATTATTACTGGCAAGCAGCCTAAAGACAACAATCTGTTGAAGAATGCACCACACCCTGTATCTGTTGTTATCGCGTCTGACAAAGACTGGAATAA ACCATATAGTCGTGAACAGGCTGCGTACCCTTTACCTTGgctgaaagaaaagaaattcTGGCCAACTGTCTCTCGGATTGATGATG CTTATGGTGATCTTAATCTTATT TGTGACTGCCCAACGGTGGAAGAAATGACTCAATAA